One genomic window of Paenibacillus xylanilyticus includes the following:
- a CDS encoding ABC transporter substrate-binding protein: MNKYRQKGTVVLLAAMISLSTLLAACGKQPTAENAAATGGSEELTAITQVTNWFAQAEHGGLYAAKEQGYYNEAGLDMTIQAGGPQVSPTQIVASGKAQFGLATADQLLVAREEGIPLVAIATIFQKSPQGLMVHANQNMSSLADLNNRSVYVGTGSVFWDFVKSKYQLGNVKELAYTGSLAPFVADDTVAIQGYVTSEPYEMKQQNVDINFLLLADAGYNPYSNVLFTTEQYIQDHPDIVRGYVEASMKGWDYYKTNYDTVNDVILKENPDFTKEKLNYAAEALIPFVYEGDAATHGVGYMTEERWTELGKQLKEIGALKEEPDISKVFTDEFLPKS, from the coding sequence ATGAACAAGTACAGACAAAAGGGAACTGTCGTATTACTCGCAGCAATGATTTCCTTATCCACATTACTGGCGGCTTGCGGGAAACAGCCAACTGCTGAGAATGCCGCTGCTACGGGGGGAAGCGAGGAACTCACGGCAATTACACAGGTGACAAACTGGTTTGCACAAGCAGAGCACGGGGGTCTGTATGCGGCAAAGGAACAAGGATATTACAATGAGGCTGGTCTCGATATGACCATCCAGGCAGGTGGGCCGCAGGTGTCTCCAACACAGATCGTGGCTTCAGGCAAGGCGCAGTTCGGACTGGCTACAGCGGATCAATTGCTGGTCGCTCGTGAAGAAGGAATCCCTCTTGTAGCGATTGCGACGATATTCCAGAAAAGCCCGCAGGGGCTTATGGTTCATGCCAATCAGAACATGTCCTCCCTGGCCGATTTGAACAACCGCTCCGTATACGTGGGGACAGGCTCGGTCTTTTGGGACTTTGTGAAGAGTAAATACCAATTGGGTAACGTGAAGGAATTGGCATATACCGGTTCTCTGGCTCCTTTTGTAGCTGATGATACGGTTGCGATTCAGGGCTATGTAACCAGTGAGCCGTACGAGATGAAGCAGCAGAATGTGGATATTAATTTCCTGCTACTGGCAGACGCCGGTTATAACCCGTATTCCAATGTGCTGTTCACAACGGAGCAGTATATTCAGGATCATCCTGATATTGTGCGCGGTTATGTCGAGGCTTCGATGAAGGGCTGGGATTATTACAAGACCAATTATGATACCGTGAATGACGTCATTTTAAAGGAAAACCCTGATTTTACGAAAGAAAAGCTGAACTATGCCGCAGAAGCACTTATCCCGTTTGTATATGAAGGTGATGCGGCGACACATGGTGTTGGCTACATGACAGAGGAACGCTGGACGGAGCTCGGAAAGCAGCTTAAGGAGATTGGAGCATTGAAAGAGGAGCCTGATATCAGCAAAGTGTTTACGGATGAATTCTTGCCGAAATCCTAA
- a CDS encoding fumarylacetoacetate hydrolase family protein produces MKLVSLKHGDGEQAAIEHGERFILLEEINRAEGSSWGTNVMEILQQGQLEELVQWYQKHGDRTVSSIPFIPSEEAISAPLLRHPRKIWGIGMNYVQKAIDLASTPPEREPVCFMKPDSSLIGPEEYIQLTAQDMNVTTEAELGIIIGRTCKNVPEERAQEVIAGFAATLDMTNQDIHARNPRFLQRSKVFDTFFSLGPQLITPDEIGDLQNLVVETVLNDEVIHSNTVSRMMYHPWFIVSYFSQMMTLYPGDVIMTGTPGSVRIQQGDMAECRISGFMTLRNPVAVVE; encoded by the coding sequence GTGAAGCTCGTCAGTCTGAAACACGGCGATGGTGAACAGGCAGCGATTGAACATGGGGAACGATTCATACTTCTAGAGGAGATCAACAGGGCGGAAGGAAGCTCATGGGGCACCAACGTTATGGAGATCTTGCAGCAAGGCCAGCTAGAGGAGCTTGTCCAGTGGTATCAGAAGCACGGGGATAGAACAGTTTCATCCATCCCTTTCATTCCTTCAGAAGAAGCTATATCTGCTCCGCTCTTACGGCACCCTCGTAAAATATGGGGAATTGGCATGAATTATGTGCAAAAAGCGATTGATCTCGCATCTACTCCTCCAGAGCGCGAGCCGGTCTGCTTCATGAAGCCGGACTCCAGCCTGATCGGGCCGGAAGAGTATATCCAGCTTACGGCTCAGGATATGAATGTGACAACAGAAGCAGAGCTTGGCATTATCATCGGTCGAACCTGCAAAAATGTGCCGGAAGAACGTGCGCAGGAGGTCATTGCCGGTTTTGCCGCAACGCTGGATATGACTAACCAGGACATTCACGCACGGAACCCCAGATTCCTGCAGCGATCCAAGGTATTCGATACATTTTTCAGTCTCGGACCCCAACTAATAACACCTGATGAAATAGGCGATCTGCAGAACCTCGTCGTTGAAACGGTGTTGAATGATGAGGTTATTCATAGCAATACGGTGTCTCGTATGATGTATCATCCATGGTTCATTGTCTCGTATTTTTCGCAGATGATGACTCTCTATCCGGGAGATGTGATCATGACAGGCACACCCGGGTCCGTCCGGATTCAGCAAGGAGATATGGCCGAGTGTAGAATCAGTGGCTTTATGACGCTTCGAAATCCGGTAGCAGTAGTAGAGTAA
- a CDS encoding creatininase family protein, giving the protein MFQRYEGTAWEERFLPRLTSKQVKELPKDKALVILPVGAVEQHGPHLPVYTDTLIGEATLSQTLERVRADKEIWLLPPVSYGKSNEHIGLPGTISLSASTLHAIMLDIAESLKASGFRKLLLFNTHGGNVDLLNTVSREIRIRTGMMVFYLSPSSLNVAEDLLSPEELEYGIHGGDYETSLVMSIKPDWVKEEFLVKELPDMSSYRFLTLEGKIRFAWKMADISATGIAGDATTATPEKGRIIQERISTILSEALEELCDFEITDVRGTEPVQQPAGSTP; this is encoded by the coding sequence ATGTTTCAACGATATGAAGGAACAGCGTGGGAGGAACGATTTTTGCCCCGTCTGACCAGCAAACAGGTCAAAGAACTGCCGAAAGATAAGGCACTGGTTATTCTCCCAGTCGGAGCTGTGGAGCAGCATGGCCCCCATCTGCCCGTATATACGGACACTTTGATTGGGGAAGCGACATTATCCCAAACGCTGGAACGGGTGAGAGCAGATAAGGAGATATGGCTCCTGCCTCCGGTCTCGTATGGCAAAAGCAATGAACATATCGGACTTCCGGGCACCATTTCCTTATCGGCGAGCACACTGCATGCCATCATGCTGGACATTGCGGAAAGTCTGAAGGCCAGTGGTTTTCGCAAGTTACTTTTGTTTAATACCCATGGCGGCAACGTGGATTTGCTAAATACGGTATCACGAGAAATACGGATCAGAACGGGGATGATGGTTTTCTATCTCAGTCCCAGCAGTCTGAATGTGGCAGAGGATCTCCTGTCTCCCGAGGAGCTGGAATACGGTATTCATGGTGGCGATTATGAGACCTCTCTCGTGATGTCCATTAAACCGGACTGGGTGAAGGAGGAATTTCTCGTCAAAGAGCTTCCGGATATGTCCTCTTACCGCTTTCTTACATTAGAAGGGAAAATTCGTTTCGCCTGGAAGATGGCAGATATCTCCGCTACCGGCATTGCTGGTGATGCTACGACGGCCACGCCTGAGAAAGGCAGGATTATTCAGGAACGAATCTCAACGATTTTGTCGGAGGCACTGGAGGAACTGTGTGATTTTGAAATCACCGATGTCCGCGGGACTGAACCGGTTCAGCAGCCAGCAGGAAGCACCCCGTGA
- a CDS encoding amidase, giving the protein MKDQWNAVVNQVNVEPTGQGRLNGLSFMVKDVFAVRGHTNGAGNPRWLQTHGPEAEHAETLNLLLQQGARLTGMTHTDELMFSLNGENVHYGTPVNPRAPDRIPGGSSSGSAVAVAAGLADFSLGTDTGGSVRVPSSYCGIYGMRPSHGIVSAKGVIPLAPSFDTVGWMARDFETLCRIGEVLLPQTDSGTGFRRVLIGEDAWELADTESKEALAPYLKLLCGMAASHETVRIAPQGLPEWMTMFRTIQGYEIWQEHGAWIEREQPTFGPDTAGRFSWASTVERGDQENAAERRVEVRKHMADLLRTDTVLVIPTTTGVAPKLGLDGPLIEERRVKTMRLTCISGLSGLPQLTIPAAEVLGCPVGISIIAGPGQDQRLLEWATSFLSAVNSEIKG; this is encoded by the coding sequence ATGAAGGACCAATGGAACGCCGTTGTCAACCAGGTAAACGTTGAGCCGACAGGGCAGGGTAGGCTGAACGGACTCAGCTTTATGGTCAAGGATGTGTTTGCCGTCCGTGGCCATACAAATGGCGCGGGTAATCCACGTTGGCTCCAGACGCATGGGCCCGAGGCGGAACACGCGGAAACGCTCAACCTGCTATTGCAGCAAGGAGCAAGGCTAACGGGGATGACGCATACGGATGAGCTGATGTTCAGCTTGAATGGTGAAAATGTTCATTATGGAACACCAGTGAATCCAAGGGCTCCCGATCGTATCCCTGGAGGTTCGTCGAGCGGATCGGCGGTAGCTGTCGCCGCTGGGCTTGCTGACTTCTCCCTTGGAACGGATACGGGAGGATCGGTGCGTGTGCCATCTTCGTACTGTGGAATTTATGGAATGCGTCCATCACATGGCATTGTCTCCGCGAAAGGCGTTATCCCACTCGCTCCCAGCTTCGACACCGTCGGCTGGATGGCACGTGATTTCGAGACGCTGTGCCGGATAGGAGAAGTGCTTTTGCCGCAGACAGACTCGGGTACAGGTTTCAGACGGGTGCTCATCGGTGAGGATGCATGGGAGCTTGCTGATACTGAGAGCAAAGAGGCGCTTGCCCCTTACCTGAAGCTGCTGTGCGGCATGGCTGCGAGCCATGAAACGGTTCGCATCGCCCCGCAGGGTCTACCTGAATGGATGACCATGTTCAGGACGATCCAGGGCTATGAAATATGGCAGGAGCATGGGGCGTGGATTGAACGTGAGCAGCCGACCTTCGGGCCAGATACGGCAGGGCGATTCTCCTGGGCAAGCACTGTTGAACGTGGAGATCAGGAGAATGCAGCTGAACGCCGGGTTGAGGTACGCAAGCACATGGCTGACCTGCTCAGAACGGATACGGTGCTTGTGATTCCGACGACGACTGGAGTGGCCCCGAAGCTGGGCTTGGACGGGCCTTTAATTGAAGAACGAAGAGTGAAAACGATGCGTTTAACCTGCATTTCCGGTTTGTCGGGTCTACCGCAGCTTACGATCCCCGCTGCCGAGGTGCTGGGATGCCCGGTCGGTATTTCGATCATTGCAGGTCCGGGACAGGATCAACGTCTGCTGGAATGGGCCACATCCTTTCTTTCAGCAGTAAATTCAGAAATAAAAGGATAA
- a CDS encoding cysteine hydrolase family protein yields the protein MFKLGNRKSYWQVSETLVDLRRTQKYGKSVTLPAQPQEVIFDLEHTAVIVIDMQNDFCTPGGWLDSIGVDTSPLLNPVSRLNRLMPELRKAGVPVIWVNWGNREDRMNVPPSVLHVYNSDGRGNGIGDPLPGNGSKVLEKGSWGTAIVDGLDSSPDDIYVDKYRMSGFWDTPLDSILRNLNIQTVLFAGVNLDQCVMHTLQDAACLGYDGILLEDCSATSSPDFCIEATLYNIKQCYGFVTDSTWLVEELNGAATPIERNNSEELASLEG from the coding sequence ATGTTCAAACTTGGAAATCGAAAGAGCTATTGGCAAGTGTCCGAAACGCTGGTGGATCTAAGGCGAACGCAAAAGTACGGCAAGTCAGTAACCCTCCCTGCACAGCCGCAGGAAGTCATATTTGATCTCGAGCATACGGCAGTTATTGTCATCGATATGCAGAATGATTTCTGTACACCGGGTGGATGGCTGGATTCTATTGGGGTTGATACCTCTCCGCTCCTTAACCCGGTCAGCAGGCTGAACCGACTGATGCCCGAGCTGCGAAAAGCGGGAGTGCCTGTGATATGGGTGAACTGGGGCAACCGGGAAGACCGAATGAACGTGCCGCCATCCGTACTTCATGTATACAATTCGGATGGGCGGGGCAACGGCATTGGGGACCCGCTGCCGGGGAACGGCTCCAAGGTGCTGGAGAAAGGCAGTTGGGGAACGGCAATTGTCGATGGTCTGGATTCGTCTCCCGATGATATCTATGTGGATAAATACCGCATGAGCGGGTTTTGGGATACACCACTGGATAGTATTCTACGCAATCTTAATATTCAAACGGTGTTGTTTGCGGGGGTAAATCTCGATCAGTGTGTCATGCATACACTGCAGGACGCGGCTTGTCTCGGATATGACGGCATACTTCTGGAGGATTGCTCGGCAACAAGCTCCCCGGATTTCTGCATAGAAGCGACCTTGTACAATATCAAGCAATGTTATGGCTTCGTTACGGATTCCACCTGGTTGGTAGAAGAGCTGAACGGGGCAGCGACCCCTATAGAGAGAAACAACTCGGAAGAGCTGGCATCGCTAGAAGGCTGA
- a CDS encoding ABC transporter substrate-binding protein translates to MSKHRMNFRYKKWLLSAASLILLLLSACSNSSALESAASAGGEAGTDLKQVKLIEGWYAKGEDGGYFAALQQNYYKDKGIDMTIQPGGPEVSTMQLVAAGKAEFGISYADEILKAREQGIPVVGILAGFQSTPQVLMYHKGEDIQDFTDLNGKTVYIGTAVPYWEYIKSQYNLTDVKEMKYNGQLVNFINDPSSLNQGYITNEPYALSQQGVEVEYLKIADSGYANYADVLFTTEDYLKEHPDVVEAVVQASQKGWSYYLDNYEKVNPFIQTYNPDMTVEAMNYEAVQEKPFILNKESEANGIGYMTKERWSTLQDQMIKGGGLTKALDVTQAFTTEYLMKP, encoded by the coding sequence ATGTCCAAACATCGTATGAACTTTCGTTACAAGAAATGGCTGCTGTCGGCTGCATCTTTGATCCTACTGCTTCTAAGCGCATGCTCCAATTCCTCCGCTCTAGAATCCGCCGCCTCGGCGGGTGGGGAAGCCGGAACAGATTTGAAGCAGGTGAAACTGATCGAGGGCTGGTACGCCAAAGGGGAAGATGGAGGCTATTTTGCGGCATTGCAGCAGAACTATTATAAGGACAAAGGGATCGACATGACGATTCAGCCAGGAGGCCCCGAGGTGTCAACCATGCAGCTTGTCGCTGCAGGCAAAGCTGAATTCGGTATCTCTTATGCTGATGAAATCTTGAAGGCCCGGGAACAGGGAATTCCTGTTGTCGGTATCCTTGCCGGTTTTCAAAGCACACCGCAGGTTCTGATGTACCACAAGGGGGAGGACATTCAGGATTTCACAGACCTGAACGGCAAAACCGTATACATCGGTACAGCGGTGCCTTACTGGGAATATATCAAGAGCCAATACAATCTGACAGATGTAAAAGAAATGAAGTATAACGGCCAGCTGGTCAATTTTATCAATGACCCCAGTTCGCTCAACCAGGGTTACATCACGAATGAGCCTTACGCACTTTCTCAGCAGGGGGTTGAGGTGGAGTATCTGAAAATCGCCGATTCCGGTTACGCGAACTATGCAGACGTTCTTTTTACGACGGAAGATTATCTTAAAGAGCACCCTGATGTTGTTGAAGCTGTGGTGCAGGCAAGTCAGAAGGGTTGGAGCTATTATCTAGACAACTATGAAAAGGTAAACCCGTTTATTCAAACCTATAATCCCGATATGACGGTAGAAGCAATGAATTATGAAGCAGTGCAGGAAAAACCCTTTATTCTTAACAAAGAATCTGAGGCAAATGGTATAGGTTACATGACAAAGGAACGCTGGAGCACCCTGCAGGATCAGATGATCAAGGGCGGAGGATTAACGAAGGCACTAGATGTTACCCAGGCGTTTACAACGGAGTATCTGATGAAGCCATAA
- a CDS encoding ABC transporter permease has translation MEEMVANPAVETTPGIRASGKDNARSHHPAEESPVIGLMKKILPPIVVFVLFIGGWELIVRILGMPPYILPKPSDIAAAAAENSANLITSVSTTIVEALIGFTISVVLGISLAILLALSKTVEKSVYPYAIILQTIPVVAVAPIIVIWFGAGINAIVIISFLISFFPILSNTLIGLNSTDQNMKNLFYLYNASKLQTIWRLRFPAALPYIMAGLKISCSSSVVGAIVGEYIAGIGGGQGGLGYGITVAATRLQTPYLFACGLAASALGIAFFLIINMVSNKLLKSWHESAMK, from the coding sequence ATGGAAGAGATGGTAGCTAATCCAGCCGTTGAAACGACACCAGGTATCCGAGCTTCTGGGAAGGACAATGCCCGCAGCCATCATCCGGCAGAAGAGAGTCCAGTCATTGGACTGATGAAAAAAATTCTGCCGCCAATCGTCGTGTTTGTCCTGTTTATCGGTGGATGGGAATTAATCGTGCGGATACTCGGAATGCCCCCATATATCTTGCCCAAGCCATCCGATATTGCCGCAGCCGCTGCTGAGAACAGCGCGAATCTGATTACGTCGGTAAGCACAACCATTGTGGAGGCTTTGATTGGCTTTACGATCAGTGTCGTGCTCGGTATTTCATTGGCCATTCTACTGGCCCTGTCCAAAACGGTAGAAAAAAGCGTATATCCCTACGCTATTATCCTACAGACTATTCCGGTCGTGGCGGTAGCACCAATCATAGTGATCTGGTTCGGAGCGGGAATAAATGCCATTGTGATCATTTCATTCTTAATCAGCTTTTTCCCAATTTTATCGAATACGCTGATCGGATTGAACTCAACGGATCAGAACATGAAGAATTTATTCTATCTGTATAATGCAAGCAAGCTGCAAACCATTTGGAGGCTGAGATTTCCTGCGGCACTCCCGTACATTATGGCAGGGCTGAAAATTTCATGCTCCAGTTCGGTTGTCGGAGCGATCGTGGGTGAGTACATTGCAGGCATTGGTGGCGGACAAGGCGGACTCGGTTACGGGATTACCGTTGCAGCAACCCGCCTGCAAACTCCTTATCTGTTCGCCTGCGGTTTAGCAGCATCGGCCCTAGGAATCGCATTTTTCCTGATCATCAACATGGTGTCGAACAAACTTTTGAAGTCCTGGCATGAATCAGCAATGAAATGA
- a CDS encoding ABC transporter ATP-binding protein, with protein MQLTQNQQAAAQKDSRSMLVIDDVGKIYPNGTVAVQHANLHVGEGEFLCFVGPSGCGKSTIFNMIAGLTEPTSGHLTVLGTSPKEARKQNEIAFVFQEHTLLPWAKLIDNVTMPLTLRGVSKKERITEGERVLELVGLKDYMKVLPRELSGGMKMRVSIARALISRPKLLLMDEPFGALDEITRQTLQNELLNIWEQDKKMSVLFITHNVFESVFLSTKVVVMTPRPGKISDFIDIPFAYPRDDEFRTQPEFGEYVRSVSNVLNH; from the coding sequence ATGCAGCTCACCCAAAATCAACAGGCAGCGGCCCAAAAGGACAGCCGTTCCATGCTTGTAATCGATGATGTCGGCAAAATCTACCCCAATGGCACTGTAGCTGTGCAGCATGCGAATCTGCATGTGGGGGAAGGAGAATTTCTATGTTTTGTCGGTCCTTCCGGTTGCGGGAAATCTACTATTTTCAATATGATTGCCGGTTTGACGGAACCGACCTCCGGTCATCTGACCGTGCTGGGTACTTCCCCAAAGGAAGCACGTAAACAGAATGAAATTGCCTTTGTATTTCAGGAGCATACCCTGCTCCCGTGGGCCAAGCTGATTGATAATGTCACCATGCCTCTTACTTTGCGTGGCGTATCCAAAAAGGAGCGAATTACCGAAGGGGAGCGGGTTCTAGAGCTGGTAGGCCTGAAGGATTATATGAAGGTGCTGCCCCGAGAGCTGTCGGGCGGAATGAAGATGAGAGTATCCATTGCACGAGCGTTGATATCCCGTCCCAAGCTGCTGTTAATGGACGAACCGTTTGGCGCCCTTGATGAAATTACCAGGCAGACGCTGCAGAATGAATTGCTAAATATTTGGGAACAGGACAAGAAGATGTCGGTTCTGTTCATTACGCATAACGTGTTCGAAAGTGTGTTCCTATCAACAAAAGTCGTAGTGATGACGCCTCGTCCCGGTAAAATTTCGGATTTCATTGATATTCCGTTTGCCTATCCGAGGGATGATGAATTCCGGACCCAGCCTGAATTCGGTGAATATGTACGCAGCGTGTCCAATGTACTGAATCATTGA
- a CDS encoding PucR family transcriptional regulator, whose translation MHLTIEDALAVYPLSEGKLAAGKKGISRTISSINLMDAPDVINWMKEGELLLTTAYAIRDSPEDFVNLLQKLNERGASGLGIKLGRYWAEIPEIALLEADRLGLPLIELPFQFTFSEQITALYQSEFQRDTRRLNELLETQKKLVDFAMQADEYTNYFQSITSILGVPLAIVTSEGQTLYNMTRCSDMELLSDWPWNQDNRFYKSASNLLYRVPLLKNGKSYGYLLIQTENLLEAHEMEGIFHQAAVILSYHLEVIQNQEATAAGSRLGMAMERYLKGNASLKTVLEFAEALGSTFWTTPYVCMVSSTRADAWDHENQRRKLREIQNRLQDHPKTSSLESHHFYVMNRIYSLFPLLEEEAKDRRKYEDSVRLYADLMHSWEHGTRTCFISKVRTGIEEFIDGFRECGEAERISTELGLSEPIVMFADLEFIYLFKHIPQEVMVRYCSYLFRPLMDKEEEYTSEMMHTLEAYFANNGQVNETARELYIHRNTVLYRLEKISGLLNLDLKNTDHLLLLKLGLMFRHLMSSERQV comes from the coding sequence ATGCATTTAACTATAGAAGATGCGTTGGCGGTGTACCCGTTATCGGAAGGCAAGTTGGCCGCAGGCAAAAAAGGAATTTCTCGAACGATCAGCTCCATCAATTTGATGGATGCGCCGGATGTGATCAACTGGATGAAAGAAGGGGAGCTCTTGTTGACTACAGCTTATGCGATTAGGGATTCACCCGAGGATTTTGTTAATTTGCTGCAAAAGCTGAATGAACGTGGAGCCTCCGGGCTTGGCATCAAGCTTGGTCGATACTGGGCAGAAATACCAGAGATAGCTCTGCTGGAAGCTGATCGGCTGGGCTTGCCCCTAATTGAGCTTCCCTTTCAATTCACCTTCTCCGAGCAGATCACCGCTCTCTACCAATCCGAGTTCCAACGCGATACCCGCCGGCTGAATGAATTGCTTGAAACACAGAAGAAGCTGGTCGATTTTGCGATGCAGGCCGATGAGTACACCAATTATTTTCAAAGTATCACAAGTATTTTAGGCGTTCCTTTAGCCATCGTTACCTCTGAAGGACAGACCTTGTATAACATGACACGTTGTTCCGATATGGAGCTGTTGAGCGATTGGCCCTGGAATCAGGACAATCGGTTTTACAAGTCGGCGAGCAACCTTTTGTATCGGGTCCCCCTGCTGAAAAACGGAAAGTCATACGGTTACTTGCTGATACAAACTGAAAATCTGCTGGAAGCACATGAAATGGAGGGCATTTTTCACCAAGCTGCCGTCATTCTTTCCTATCATCTGGAGGTCATCCAGAATCAGGAGGCTACTGCGGCAGGCAGTCGTCTTGGCATGGCCATGGAACGTTACTTAAAGGGGAACGCCTCTCTGAAAACGGTGCTCGAATTTGCTGAAGCATTGGGAAGCACATTTTGGACCACACCCTACGTATGCATGGTATCTTCCACAAGAGCGGATGCTTGGGACCATGAAAATCAGAGGCGCAAACTGAGGGAGATTCAGAACAGGCTTCAGGACCATCCCAAAACGTCCTCCTTGGAATCCCATCATTTTTATGTGATGAACCGCATATATTCACTCTTCCCCCTTCTAGAAGAAGAGGCCAAGGATCGAAGGAAGTATGAGGATTCGGTACGTTTGTATGCTGATTTGATGCATTCATGGGAGCACGGAACAAGGACATGTTTTATCAGTAAAGTGAGAACGGGCATAGAGGAGTTCATCGACGGCTTCCGGGAGTGCGGGGAGGCGGAGAGAATCAGTACGGAGCTTGGTTTAAGCGAACCGATTGTCATGTTTGCTGACTTGGAGTTTATTTATCTCTTCAAGCATATTCCGCAGGAGGTTATGGTTCGGTATTGCTCTTATTTATTCCGTCCACTCATGGACAAAGAAGAGGAATACACCAGTGAGATGATGCACACACTTGAAGCCTATTTTGCCAACAACGGCCAAGTGAATGAAACGGCACGAGAGCTATACATCCATCGCAACACCGTACTGTACAGGCTGGAGAAAATTTCGGGGCTGCTGAATCTGGATTTGAAGAATACCGATCATCTGCTGCTCTTAAAGCTGGGACTGATGTTTAGGCACTTGATGTCGTCTGAGAGACAAGTTTAA